In the Xanthobacteraceae bacterium genome, TCGGTGCGCCGCGTGATCTCGGAGAACTTCGTCGCGGCGGCATTCCTCGGCGGCCTCGGCGGCGCGGTGAACGCGATCGCGGTCGCCCATATCGACCCTGAGCTGGCATTCTGGACCACTTCCGGCGAATTCGTATTCGTCGCGATTTTGAGCGGCCACGTCAGCGTCGCCGCCGTGTTCGTTTCCTCGATCCTGCTCGAGTTCATCCGCTCGTTTTCCAGCCAGTACTTCCCGAATGCCTGGCAGATGTCGCTCGGTATTTTCATGCTCGCTTCGATCCTGTTCCTTCCGAACGGCCTCGGCGGTTTGATCCGCCGCCGGAAAAAAACTTCGGCGGAAAGGAAATCCGCATGACCGCCGTGCTCGAAGCGAAAAGCGTCAACAAGGCGTTCGGCTCTGTCGTCGCCGCGAACGACATCAATGTCACGGTGAAACGGGCGGAGCGGCTCGGTCTGATCGGCACCAACGGCGCGGGCAAAACCACGTTCGTCAACATCGTCACCGGCTACATCAAGCCCGACAGCGGCACGATCTCGCTTGAAGGCCGGAACATAACGGGCCAGGCGCCGCGCGAAATTACGCGCGAAGGTGTTTGCCGCTCGTTCCAGGTGCCGCAACTCTACCTGACGCTGACCGCGGCACAGAACCTCGCGGTTGGTCTCGGCATCGCGGAAGGATCGGCTTTCTCGCCTTACGCGACTGTCGATGAAAAAATGGAACGCACCATCGAGAATCTGCTGGAGCGTTTTCGCCTGACGGATTACCGCGATCAACTAGTCTCGGAATTGCCTGGCGGCGTCCGCAAGCTGATCGACATTGCGCTTGCGGTCACGCGCAAGCCGAAAATCCTGTTGCTGGACGAGCCGACCAGCGGCGTCGCCGCCGAACAGAAATTCGCGCTGATGGATATCGTGATGGCGGCGCTCGATGACGATGTTACCGTGCTTTTTGTCGAGCACGACATGGATATCGTATCGCGCTACGCACAGCGCGTGCTTGCGTTCTACGACGGCAAGATCATCGCCGACGACTCGCCGCAGGCGGTGCTGGATAACGAGACGGTCAGGCGTCACATTACCGGAACGGCGGGGTGAGCCATGTTTGAAGCAAAATCACTCCACGTTTCCATCAAGTCTATCGAGATTCTGCGTGGCATCGACCTGAAGATCGGCGAGGGCGAGATGATCGGCCTCGTCGGCCGCAACGGCGCAGGCAAGACCACCACCATGCGCGCGCTGATGGGAATTCTGCCGGTGCAACGCGGCAGCATCGCGTATCGCGGCAAGGCCATCGACGGCTTTTCACCGAACCGGCGCGCTGCGCTCGGCATCGGCTACATGCCCGAAGATCGGAGGCTTGTGCCGCAACTGACCGTCGAGGAGAACGTGCTTCTACCGGTCTGGGCGATGAAGCATCTGGATTCGTCCGCGCGTCTGAAGGCTGCCTATGACTTGCTGCCGGAAGTCGCCAACATGCGCGATCGCCGTGCACTCCTGCTCAGCGGCGGGCAACAGAAGCTGGTGGCGCTCGCGCGTGCCATCGTTGCCGGCACGCATTTCCTGCTGCTGGACGAACCTTTCGAGGGTGTCGCGCCCGCGCTGTCGCAGCGGCTTTCGGAAGTCATCGGCGCGTTGCGCGGTCAGAAACTTTCCGTGCTGATCGCGCAATCCGACAGCAATCACTCGGCGAAGCTGCTCGACCGGAAATACACCATCGAGCGCGGCGCGAACGTGAACTAGTGCGGGACGTCGACTTCGAACAGGAATCGGTCGGAACGGAAGATGGTCAGGCCGGTGAGTATCGGTGTGCGGATTTCGTTAAGGGGCGTGAAATAGATCAATCCC is a window encoding:
- a CDS encoding ATP-binding cassette domain-containing protein produces the protein MFEAKSLHVSIKSIEILRGIDLKIGEGEMIGLVGRNGAGKTTTMRALMGILPVQRGSIAYRGKAIDGFSPNRRAALGIGYMPEDRRLVPQLTVEENVLLPVWAMKHLDSSARLKAAYDLLPEVANMRDRRALLLSGGQQKLVALARAIVAGTHFLLLDEPFEGVAPALSQRLSEVIGALRGQKLSVLIAQSDSNHSAKLLDRKYTIERGANVN
- a CDS encoding ATP-binding cassette domain-containing protein; the encoded protein is MTAVLEAKSVNKAFGSVVAANDINVTVKRAERLGLIGTNGAGKTTFVNIVTGYIKPDSGTISLEGRNITGQAPREITREGVCRSFQVPQLYLTLTAAQNLAVGLGIAEGSAFSPYATVDEKMERTIENLLERFRLTDYRDQLVSELPGGVRKLIDIALAVTRKPKILLLDEPTSGVAAEQKFALMDIVMAALDDDVTVLFVEHDMDIVSRYAQRVLAFYDGKIIADDSPQAVLDNETVRRHITGTAG